CTGGCACCGGTCCTCACATGTCCCGCAGCCAACACACAGGTCTAAATCAGTCTCGGAGTAGTAGTTCGCCCGGGCCACCGAGTTCTCAACACCCCATTCAGTTATCCCGCGCAGAACGCCGCAGCAACAACCACAGCAGTTGCACACATAGCTGACATTATCAATACTGTTGCTCACAGAATGGACCAGACCGACTTCTTCCGCCTCATCGAGGACCGCCAGCGCTTCATCGCGAGAGATACCGTCTTTCCCGAAAGCCCCCTCAACCGTACTGAAGATAAGGCAGTTTTTCACCGGAAAGTCACACTTACGGCTGCCAAGGAGGTCCTGCTCCGTGCGACAGATACAGTCGTTCGCTATGAAGGAGTTGGCCTGCATAAGCAGGGCACGCACATCATCATAGGGAAGAATCAGCTCTGTCTTCGTCGCCTGCTGGGTCGGAACGACCCGGTGCACCGCCGGGTGCGGCCCCAGAATACCATTCGCTCCTTGCAGCATCATGTACTGCTCAAAGAGATGGGCAAGCTCGTGGTCAATGGTGTAGAGTTGATTTTCCCAGATGCCGACGAGGAAGGGGGCCAGCCGGTATTGACGGATTC
The genomic region above belongs to Dehalococcoidales bacterium and contains:
- a CDS encoding 4Fe-4S binding protein is translated as KKIATPEEAWIAGQLGRKLESAREIADRVGLSEAEATERLREMLRRGMIQTEKRDGIRQYRLAPFLVGIWENQLYTIDHELAHLFEQYMMLQGANGILGPHPAVHRVVPTQQATKTELILPYDDVRALLMQANSFIANDCICRTEQDLLGSRKCDFPVKNCLIFSTVEGAFGKDGISRDEALAVLDEAEEVGLVHSVSNSIDNVSYVCNCCGCCCGVLRGITEWGVENSVARANYYSETDLDLCVGCGTCEDRCQVGAVSVVDGVAVVDRSRCIGCGLCVTGCPDEAMHLHRRPDAETVHPPASFEAWEEERLRSRGLAE